One Phaseolus vulgaris cultivar G19833 chromosome 11, P. vulgaris v2.0, whole genome shotgun sequence genomic window carries:
- the LOC137826517 gene encoding wax ester synthase/diacylglycerol acyltransferase 4-like, protein MDQLYEEVEEPVSPPGQYFNSSVICSYVFGFLEIAIPIDDSKTVSLIKDVFLPINPRFSSIMIRDQDGKRRWRRVEVKPEEHVKIPKFPEGNSPELYDHYFDDYVTTILTERTPQNKPLWEIHIIKYPTSNAAGTIIFKLHHALGDGYSLMGALLSCLQRIDDPSLPLTFPSRTSSSSQGSKKNMFQKLPSVISSFFSSMSDFGSSLVKTTMDVDEKTPVRSGYEGTESMPFALSNISLSLDHVKAIKTKLGVTINDVITGMFFYGIRLYMLEIDNMARKAKSTAVVMLNTRNVKGYKSLKEMQNSKVKGLWGNKISFLQIPIPKLSQSRSHNPLEFVWNARKLINKKKRSFSVYLIGLLLDLEMKLKGPEAVAKIIYKTLGNCSVVISNIFGPMEQMALANNPITGLYFTMTGGPENIDITIMSYVKVLRITLRTLKGFIDEQKLKFCMEKAFDVIFKAAMEISQTPN, encoded by the exons ATGGATCAATTATATGAAGAGGTTGAAGAACCAGTGAGTCCCCCTGGACAATATTTCAACAGTTCAGTGATATGTTCCTATGTTTTTGGCTTTCTTGAAATAGCAATTCCAATTGATGACTCAAAGACCGTATCTTTGATCAAAGATGTCTTCCTCCCTATCAACCCACGTTTCTCCTCTATCATG ATAAGAGACCAAGATGGTAAAAGGAGATGGAGAAGGGTAGAAGTGAAGCCTGAAGAGCATGTAAAGATTCCCAAATTTCCAGAAGGCAATTCACCTGAATTATATGACCATTATTTCGATGACTATGTGACAACGATTCTAACTGAAAGAACACCACAGAACAAACCACTGTGGGAAATCCATATTATTAAGTATCCCACGAGCAATGCTGCAGGCACAATAATTTTCAAGCTTCATCATGCTCTTGGAGATGGTTACTCCTTAATGGGTGCCCTTCTTTCTTGCCTTCAAAGAATTGATGACCCTTCTCTTCCACTAACTTTTCCTTCAAGAACATCATCAAGTTCACAAGGTTCAAAGAAAAACATGTTTCAGAAGTTACCTTCAGTTATCTCCTCCTTTTTTAGCTCCATGTCAGATTTTGGATCAAGCTTAGTGAAGACAACAATGGATGTAGATGAGAAAACACCTGTAAGATCTGGATATGAAGGAACTGAGTCCATGCCTTTTGCCTTGTCAAACATATCACTATCTCTTGATCATGTCAAAGCAATCAAGACCAAGCTTGGAGTG ACCATAAATGATGTGATTACTGGGATGTTTTTCTATGGGATTCGGTTGTACATGCTCGAGATTGACAACATGGCTAGAAAAGCAAAATCCACAGCTGTGGTAATGCTCAACACAAGAAATGTTAAAGGGTACAAATCACTGAAGGAGATGCAAAATTCAAAGGTGAAAGGTCTGTGGGGgaataaaatttctttcctaCAAATACCTATTCCAAAGCTAAGTCAATCCAGAAGCCACAACCCTCTTGAGTTTGTTTGGAATGCCCGAAAACTAATAAATAAGAAGAAACGTTCTTTCAGTGTTTATCTCATAGGTTTGCTCTTAGATTTGGAGATGAAATTAAAGGGTCCTGAG GCTGTAGCTAAAATCATCTACAAGACTCTTGGAAACTGTAGTGTTGTTATATCCAACATTTTTGGACCAATGGAACAAATGGCTTTGGCAAATAATCCTATAACTGGTTTATATTTCACTATGACTGGTGGACCTGAG AATATAGACATAACTATTATGAGCTATGTGAAAGTACTAAGAATCACCTTGAGAACACTTAAGGGATTCATTGATGAACAGAAACTCAAGTTTTGCATGGAGAAAGCCTTTGATGTGATATTCAAAGCTGCCATGGAGATCTCTCAAACACCCAACTAG